Proteins from a genomic interval of Symmachiella macrocystis:
- a CDS encoding vitamin B12-dependent ribonucleotide reductase: protein MKVATTPSFCPAGTDPFDTVEWEHRSAHIKDENGNVLFEQTDCEVPAGWSSLATNVVVSKYFFGEPGTPERENSVRQLIHRVSRTITDWGIRDGYFASSEDGEIYYRDLTWLLLHQHGSFNSPVWFNVGLYHQYGVKGCRGNYRWDVETNSIKRPDTPYEYPQGSACFIQSVDDNMEDIMRLATSEAMLFKFGSGTGTDLSTIRSAREKLTGGGIPSGPLSFMRVYDQIAAVVKSGGKTRRAAKMQSLKDWHPDILEFIEAKAKEERKARTLIESGEYESNFNGEAYSSIMFQNANLSVRTSDAFMEAATNGKKWQTHWVTDENQPGPEYEAKDVLRAMAEGTWYCGDPGVQYDTTINQWHTCPNSGPINASNPCSEYMFLDDTACNLSSLNLMKYQNADATFDVDRFRRASAIFITAQEILVDHASYPTPAIAENSHMYRPLGLGYANLGSLLMSMGIPYDSETGRGICGSLTALLNGQAYLTSSQIASNIGTFAGYHENRESMLNVMQMHRDAVEKIDPQCPVYLRDAAREVWNDCLTSGRQHGYRNAQATVLAPTGTIAFMMDCDTTGIEPDIALVKYKQLAGGGMMKIINRTVPMALRSLGYDGAAIDGICKHIEEFDTIEGAADIKEEHLPVFDCAFKALKGERSISWRGHVGMMAAAQPFLSGAISKTVNMPENSTVEDIEEAYVEGWRLGLKALAIYRDGSKKSQPLNTSKNGDDSKKQAPQVAAPARRRLPSTRNSLTHKFSVGGHEGYITVGLFEDGTPGELFINMAKEGSTIGGLMDVIGTETSMGLQYGVPLEVFVNKFSHSRFEPAGWTNNPDIPNAKSVVDYIFRWLGMEFLTGYREANAPQREEPEEVPSQATAVAATAETATVATPEVLPDTPANGHSTNVTKQDMVQLEDTPAARSELFAKYQSDAPACDNCGAITVRNGNCYLCHNCGNSMGCS from the coding sequence ATGAAGGTCGCCACCACTCCCTCATTCTGTCCAGCTGGCACCGACCCGTTTGATACGGTGGAATGGGAACATCGTTCCGCCCATATCAAAGACGAGAACGGGAACGTTCTGTTTGAACAAACCGACTGCGAAGTTCCCGCCGGCTGGAGTTCGCTGGCGACCAACGTCGTCGTCAGTAAGTACTTCTTTGGCGAACCGGGAACGCCGGAACGCGAAAACAGCGTTCGCCAGTTGATTCACCGCGTCTCGCGGACGATCACCGATTGGGGCATTCGGGATGGCTATTTCGCTTCCAGTGAAGATGGCGAAATCTATTACCGCGATTTGACTTGGTTGCTGCTGCACCAGCACGGGTCGTTCAACTCACCGGTTTGGTTCAACGTGGGGCTGTATCACCAATACGGCGTCAAAGGCTGTCGTGGCAACTACCGCTGGGATGTTGAGACCAACTCCATCAAGCGGCCCGATACGCCGTACGAATACCCGCAAGGCTCGGCCTGTTTTATTCAGTCGGTCGACGACAACATGGAAGACATCATGCGGCTGGCGACCAGCGAAGCGATGCTCTTCAAATTCGGCTCGGGAACGGGAACCGATCTGTCGACGATCCGCAGTGCCCGCGAAAAACTGACGGGCGGCGGAATTCCCTCGGGACCGCTCTCCTTCATGCGGGTCTACGACCAAATCGCGGCTGTGGTCAAATCGGGTGGCAAAACCCGTCGTGCGGCCAAGATGCAAAGCCTGAAGGATTGGCATCCGGACATCTTGGAGTTCATCGAAGCCAAGGCCAAGGAAGAAAGAAAAGCCCGGACGCTGATCGAAAGCGGCGAATACGAATCGAACTTCAATGGCGAAGCCTATAGTTCGATCATGTTTCAAAACGCGAATCTGTCGGTCCGCACCAGCGATGCGTTCATGGAAGCCGCCACCAACGGCAAGAAATGGCAAACGCACTGGGTTACTGACGAAAATCAGCCCGGCCCCGAATACGAAGCCAAAGATGTGCTGCGGGCCATGGCCGAAGGCACTTGGTACTGTGGTGATCCCGGCGTGCAATATGACACGACGATCAATCAGTGGCATACCTGCCCGAATTCGGGACCGATCAATGCCTCGAATCCCTGCTCGGAATATATGTTCCTGGACGACACGGCTTGCAACTTGTCCAGCTTGAACCTGATGAAGTATCAGAACGCCGATGCGACGTTCGACGTCGACCGGTTCCGCCGGGCGTCTGCGATCTTCATCACCGCTCAGGAAATTCTCGTCGACCACGCCAGCTATCCGACGCCGGCGATTGCCGAGAACAGCCATATGTACCGCCCGTTGGGGTTGGGTTATGCCAATCTCGGCAGCCTGCTGATGTCGATGGGAATTCCCTACGACAGCGAGACCGGCCGCGGCATCTGTGGCTCGTTGACGGCATTGCTCAATGGGCAAGCGTATTTGACCTCCAGTCAGATCGCCAGCAACATTGGAACGTTTGCCGGATACCACGAAAACCGCGAATCGATGCTGAACGTCATGCAAATGCATCGCGATGCGGTGGAGAAGATCGATCCGCAATGTCCGGTGTATCTCCGCGACGCAGCTCGCGAAGTGTGGAACGACTGTCTGACTTCGGGCCGTCAACATGGTTACCGCAACGCCCAAGCGACGGTGTTGGCTCCGACCGGCACGATCGCGTTTATGATGGACTGCGACACGACCGGTATTGAGCCGGACATCGCGTTGGTCAAGTACAAGCAACTCGCCGGCGGCGGCATGATGAAAATCATCAACCGCACAGTGCCGATGGCGTTGCGATCACTGGGCTACGACGGTGCTGCGATCGACGGGATCTGCAAGCACATCGAAGAGTTCGACACGATCGAAGGTGCCGCGGACATCAAAGAAGAGCACTTGCCGGTATTTGACTGTGCCTTTAAGGCGCTCAAAGGCGAGCGTTCGATTAGTTGGCGGGGACACGTCGGCATGATGGCCGCCGCTCAACCGTTCCTCTCCGGTGCGATTTCCAAAACCGTCAACATGCCCGAAAACTCGACCGTCGAGGACATCGAGGAAGCTTATGTTGAGGGCTGGAGACTGGGATTGAAAGCGTTGGCGATTTATCGCGACGGTTCCAAGAAAAGCCAGCCGCTCAACACCAGCAAAAACGGAGACGACAGCAAAAAGCAAGCCCCGCAAGTGGCTGCTCCGGCGCGGCGACGGTTGCCTTCGACGCGGAATTCGCTGACGCACAAGTTTTCCGTCGGCGGCCACGAAGGCTACATCACCGTGGGGCTGTTCGAGGATGGCACGCCGGGTGAGTTGTTTATCAACATGGCCAAAGAAGGGAGCACGATCGGCGGACTGATGGATGTCATCGGCACCGAAACGTCGATGGGTCTGCAATACGGTGTCCCGTTGGAAGTCTTCGTCAACAAGTTTTCGCACTCCCGGTTTGAACCGGCGGGCTGGACGAACAACCCGGATATTCCCAACGCCAAAAGCGTGGTGGACTATATCTTCCGTTGGTTGGGCATGGAGTTCCTCACCGGTTATCGCGAAGCAAATGCTCCGCAACGGGAGGAGCCGGAAGAAGTGCCCTCCCAAGCGACAGCCGTGGCGGCAACTGCTGAAACCGCAACGGTAGCCACGCCGGAGGTTCTGCCTGACACCCCTGCCAATGGTC